The genomic region GGGATAACGCGTCGGGCGGCCGTGCGTCTCCCAGACCGTCCCCCGAAAATCCGAAGGCTTTTGTCCCGGCGGCAACGGCTGCGTATGCCAGCCCCAATCCGACATCGTGTTGAACCCTACGAACGTTTGCAGCCCCGTAATGTCGGCGCCGAACGCGAAGCTCCCGTTGCCGACTTGCAGCGGACTGCGTGTGCTGAGCTGTGTTCGCCGGACATTATGACGCGTGATCAGAGCGCGTCGATCAATCGCGTTCGGAGCGAGATTCGTTTGTGGAGCATTGCGTTCGAAAGACGAGGAGTAGGGGACCGCGGCGCTCAGCCCCAGCAGCAGAAATGACCTTCGGTTTAACATCTCGAGTCTCAACCTCTCGTTCCGATCGAATGGACAATCATACCATTGTCCCGTTCCGCGCCGTGAGGACAGTCTTGCCTCAGTGATAGCACAAAATTGACATCGCCATCGTGGAGCCCTATAATAGGAGGATGCGCGGCGTGAGAATGTTTCACCTGTCGAAGGAAGATTTTTTTGGCGATGAAGGGGCGCGTCTCTTTGTGAGTGATCCCGTCATGGAGGGAAACAACTACGCGCACGACCATGACTTTTTGGAGATTGTGCTTGTCGCCAGCGGAACGGGCGCGCATATCTCGATCCATGGCGCCCAGACGCTGAAGCGCGGTGATCTGTTTGTCCTGCGGCTGGGGGCATGGCATGAATATCTCGACTGCCAGCATCTGCATGTCTACAACTGCTGCTGCGCGCCGCAATTTCTGCGGCGCGACCTTGCGCTGCTGGGGGACGATCCGGCAGTCTCTCGGCTCTTGTGGCTGGAGCCGCTCGCGCCGCGAGTGCGCGGCGTTCTGCATTGCACGCTGACTGAGGAGCAAACACAGCGCGCCGTGGCGTATTTGAACCCGCTGTCGCATTTTCTGAACGAGTCGTTCACCGTGCGCGCGGGACGCCTTTTAGTACTGCTGGGCTACTTAGGACAGTGCGTCTACCCAAACGAACGCGACCGAAAGGGCGGGCTGCACGCCGCCGTGCGCGAGGGAATACAGCAGATGGAAGATTCCTGTGATGAAGAGTGGGATCTTACTCGCCTGGCCGAACTCACACGGCTGAATCCGTCCTACTTAACACGGTTGTTCAAAGCCGCCACGGGACGATCGCCGATGCAGTATTTGACTCGGCATCGGGCGGAGCTCGCCGCCAGCCTTTTGGTCGCCACCGACCATCCCATCGGCGAAATCGGCGCGCGAGTCGGGTGGCGAGATCCCAACTATTTTGCGCGCCGGTTCAAGGCAGTGTTCGGGGTGACGCCCAGCGCCTATCGGTCTCATCAGGCGGCGCAATCGATGGATGCGCCCCAGCGGAAACGAGGCCCTCAGAGTGTCACGACAAATGGCTCCTCCTTACCCTTCTCTGGCGATACTGGGGTATAATCGCCGTAATCCACCTCGTCACGCGTGAGAAACATGTTAGACACCACACAACGCTTCCATCGCCCCGCCCTCGCCCGGATCGCCGCCGCCGCGGTTCTGTTTGGAGGGATTTCGCTGGCCTCCGGCTGCAAAATGCCGTTTCATCTGCACAGAGAAGCGAAAGTCGCCGCGCCGCCCAAGCCCGTCGCGCCTCAGCAAACGGCGATGCTTCCGCTCGATCTGACAAAGGTGCAGCCGAACGAAGCCGGTATGGTCCCGATCTTGGAGTACCACGATCTGGTCGCCTCCAGTAAAGTATCTGGCTATCAATACCCGGCCGCCTCGTTCCGTCAGGACATGGAGTGGCTGTACGCGCACAACTACCGCCCGATCAGCCTATCCGAATATGTCCAGGGACGCATCGACTGCCCCGCCGGGATGTCGCCCGTGATCCTGACATTCGACGATGCGCTCAAAGGCCAGTTCTACTATACGCCGGACGGCAAGATCGACCCCAACTGCGCCGTCGGCATTCTGGACGACATGCATGCGCGCCACCCCGATTGGCCGCAGAAGGGCACATTTTTCGTCCTGACCAACGGCGATCCCAAGCTGCCGCCGGCCTTCTATCAGGCCCAGTACGCTCAGGGCAAGATGGATTACCTCGTGAAGGAAGGGTACGAGATCGGAAACCACACGATCCACCACCTCGCGGGCATTCGCCACTGGCCGGACACCAAGGTGGAAGCCGAGTTCGCCGGCGCCGTCAAAAATATTCAGGCGATGCTGCCCAATTATGACGTCAACACGCTCGCGCTGCCGTTCGGCGTTTACCCCAAGAACCAGAAGCTCGTCATCAGCGGCGAAAGCGACGGCATGAAGTACCACAACCTCTGCGCCCTCCTCGCTGGCGCCGCTCCGGTGCGTTCGCCCATGGATAAGGACTTCAACCCCTATCGCATGCAGCGTATCATTCCGGGGACGGAGAAGTTTGCGATGAAGTACTGGCTGGACTGGCTCGAAAAGAACAAATCCGAAAAGTTCGTCAGCGACGGCGACCCGAACACGTTCACGGTCAACACCATCTCGTCCGGCAAGCTGGACCCCGCGAAGATCGCGAAGAACCACTTCCACCTGCGGACATACAACGGGACGACGGTGGCTTCGTCGAAGTAGAGACCTATTTCCGCGTTTCGCGCGCCTCTGGGCAAACCCACCCCGGCCCTTCGGGCCACCCCTCCCGCCGACGGGAAGGGTGATTTCAGAGCGTGTTATCGCAGGCGACTTTCGTACGAGGCAATCCTACAAACCCTTCCCGTCGGCGGGAGGGGTGGCCCGAAGGGCCGGGGTGGGTTTGCCCAGGAGCGCGGCTGGGTTTGCCTGGGAGAACTCAGCCTCAGAGCCCAGAGTTGCTTTGCCAGAACTCTCAGGAAAAACTTTCGTGCGCGGTTGACAACCCCATTTTCACCCGGTATAATATCTGCCACAACTGAATTGAAATGTGTTGACGAGGACAATGTTACTGCTCGGAGCTTTCAGAGAGCCGTCGCTTGGTGCGAGACGGCAGCGAAGCGCAGTGAATCTCCCCTCCGAGCAGGCTGTTTGAAAATATGCGCTCGCGCAGATGATTAGGATGGCACGGGGTCGCCCGTGATAGCGTTCCAAGTGCGGCGTGTATGGCAGGACGGTCTGCGATCTCGTCGAATGAGGGTGGTACCGCGTGAGCTATTAAAAGCCTCTCGTCCCTTACCAGTGGGCGGGGGCTTTTTTGTTTGTCTCCGCCAAGCGTCTAAAAAAGGAACACCACATGAGAGTCAAAGGAAGTCGTGCGCTGCTGGAATCGCTGAAGCGTGAAGGCGTCGACACCATCTTTGGATATCCGGGCGGGGCGGTCATCCCCATCTACGATATGATTTACCAGTTCCCGGACATCCGCCATATCCTCGTTCGCCACGAGCAGGGCGCCGGGCATATGGCCGAAGGATACGCCCTCGCCACCGGTAAGGTCGGCGTTTGTCTGGCGACCTCCGGACCGGGCGCGACGAACCTTGTCACCCCGCTGGCCGACGCGATGATGGACTCGGTCCCGATCGTCGCGATCACCGGACAGGTCCGCTCGAACCTGATCGGCACCGACGCCTTCCAGGAAGCGGACATCACCGGCATCACCATGCCGATCACCAAGCACAACTGGCTGGTGAAGGATGTCAACCAACTGCCAGAGATCGTCGCCGAGGCGTTCCATGTGGCGCGCTCCGGCCGACCCGGCCCGGTTCTGATCGACATTCCGCGCGACGTGTCCGACGCCGAGTTTGAGTACACGCCCGTCGAATCCGTCGATATCCCGACCTACAAGCCGACCACGCGCGGCCACTCCGTGCAGATCAAGCGCGCGGCCGAGTTGATCGACCAGGCCAAAAAGCCGATCCTGTACGTTGGCGGCGGCGCCAACCACGCCTATGCCTTCAATGAAGTGCGTGAACTGGCTGAAAAGATCAATACGCCGGTCACCACGACGCTGAAGGGTCTGGGAGCATTCCCCGAGACTCATCCTTTGTCGCTGGGCATGCTGGGCATGCACGGCACGGCGTACGCCAACTACGCCGTCAGCGAATGCGATCTGCTGATTGCCGTCGGCGCTCGCTTTGACGACCGCGTCACGGGCAAGGTCGCCGAGTGGGTGCCGAACGCGAAGATCATCCACATCGATATCGACCCGGCGGAGATTGGCAAAGTCTTACTGGCCGATGTTCCGATCGTGGGCGATGTCAAGGCGATCTTAACCGAGCTGAATAAGGTCGTGAAGGGCAAGCAGCATCCGGAGTGGGTGTCGCAGATCAACAAGCTGAAGCAGGACTTCCCGCTGCACTACCCCAACGACGGCGTGCTGCACGGTCAGTATGTCATCGAGCAGATTGGCGAAGTGAGCAACCATGACGCGATTTGCGTGACGGACGTCGGCCAGCACCAGATGTGGGCGGCGCAGTTCTTCAAGTGCGAGCGTCCCCGCCAGTTCGTGACCTCGGGCGGCCTGGGAACGATGGGCTTCGGCCTTCCCGCCGCGATCGGCGCGCAGTTCGGCGCTCCCGACAAGCCGGTCTTCTGCGTGACGGGCGACGGTTCGATCCAGATGTGCATCCAGGAGCTGATGGTCGCGACCATCTACAAGCTGCCGATCAAGATCTGTATCCTGAACAACCAGTTCCTCGGCATGGTGCGCCAGTGGCAGGAGCTGTTCCATGAGAACCGCTACTCCTCGGTGGACCTGGAAGCGTCCCCGGACTTCGTCAAGCTCGCCGAAGCTTACGGCGCGCATGCGATCCGCTGCTTCAAGCCGTCGGGCGTCCGCGCCGCGCTGGAAGAGGCGATGAGCATCACCGACCGGCCGACCGTGCTGGACTTCCGTATCTCCAAGGAAGAGAACGTCTACCCGATGATCCCGAGCGGCGGCACCATCCACCAGATGGTCGTGCAGCGCCCGCCGGACATGGTTCCGCTGGACAGCTATATCGCCAGCGAGACTTACATGGGCGAGGACGATCAAGCCACGCAGGAAGAAAAGGAGACCGTGCCCGTTCCGCGCGCAAAGTAGCGCCTCGAACGGCCGCCTCTCAAAATTAAGAGCGGACCGGAAAAGCCATGACGCAAACACAGCAACATACCATCAGCGTTCTCGTGGAGAACAAGCCCGGCGTCCTCGCGCGCGTCGCTCTTCTGTTTTCGCGCCGGGGCTACAACATCGAAAGCCTCGCGGTCAGCATCACGGAGAACCCGTCGATTTCGCGTATGACGGTCGTCGTCAATGGCGACGAGCAGGAAGTCGAACAGATCACCAAGCAGCTGCACAAGCTGATCGATGTCAGCAAGGTCCAGGACTATATCGACGTTCCGATCATCGCCCGCGAGCTGGCCTTGATCAAGGTGAACGCCGAGGTCAACAACCGCACGGCGATCCTGCAATTGGTGGAGATCTTCCGTGGCCGTGTCATCGATATGTCGGACAAGACGTTCGTCATTGAAGTGACGGGCGGCAACGACAAGATCGACGCCCTGGAGAAACTGCTGGAGCCGTATGGCATCCGCGAGCTGGTCCGCACGGGCCGCATCGCGATGGCGCGCGGCGTCCGGGGTATGTAAATCGTTCAGCCATTTTCACTGGGTGGCATGCCTGCGCAGAACCGCCGGCATGCCACCCGGGGAAATTGCCGAATAGATGTAGTCGGGAGGCCGCTTGAAAGAGCTGATCACGATCCATCAGGCGAATCTGCTAATGCTGGCGCTGCTGATCGCCGCGCCGGCGATCGGCGTGATGTGGGGCGGCGCCGTCAAGAAGATCGGGCGCGGCGCTCTTGTCGGTCTCTTGATCGGCGCTGGAAACTACGCGCTCTGGACGGTGTACAACGCCATCACGGATCGATTGGGGCTGGATACGGTCAAAAACCTCGTGACCAATCTCGCGCTCTTTATCGCTGTCGGCGCGGCGGCGGGTTTCGCCGCCGCCTGGTTTGGACGTCGACGAACGGACTCCAACCCATAATTTCGCAAGTTTTTCGGACGTTTGACGAATTTCACTAGGAGAATATCATAACATGGCCGCAAAGGTTTATTACGAGAACGACGCCGACTCGACACTCTTGAACGGCAAGAAGATCGCCGTCATCGGCTACGGCTCCCAGGGCCACGCGCATTCGCTGAACCTCAAAGACAGCGGATTCGACGTGCGCGTCGGACTTCGCGAGGGCTCCAAGTCCTGGGCGAAGGCGACCGAGGCCGGCCTGTCGGTGAAGACAGTCGCCGAAGCCGCGAAGGAAGCCGACATCATCATGATCCTCATCAACGATGAGTACCAGGGCGATGTTTACCGCGAGAGCATCGCGCCGTATGTCGAAGAGGGCAACGCGCTCGTCTTCGGCCATGGCTTCAACATCCACTTCGGCCAGATCAAGGCGCCGAAGGGTGTGGACGTCTTCATGGTCGCCCCGAAAGGCCCCGGTCACCTCGTGCGCCGCACCTACCAGGAAGGCAAGGGCGTTCCGGCGCTGATCGCCGTCCACCAGGACGCAACGGGCAACGCTCGCGCTCTGGCTCTGGCCTGGGCGAAGGGCATCGGCGGCACGCGCGGCGGCGTCTTGGAGACTACCTTCCGCGAAGAAACTGAAACCGACCTTTTCGGTGAGCAGGCTGTCCTTTGCGGCGGCGCGACCGCGCTGGTCAAAGCCGGCTTCGAGACCCTGGTGAACGCCGGCTACCAGCCGGAGATCGCTTACTTCGAGTGTCTGCACGAGCTGAAGCTGATCGTCGACCTGCTGTACGAAGCGGGCATCGCCGGCATGCGCTACTCGATCTCGGACACCGCCCAGTACGGCGATATGACCCGCGGCCCGCGCATCGTCACCGACGCCACCAAGGCCGAGATGGTCCAGATCCTCAAGGAGATCCAGACCGGACAGTTCGCCAAGGAATGGATCCTGGAGAACAAGGCCAACCGCCCATCGTTCAACGCGCTCGCGGCGATCGATCAAGAGTCCCAGCTGGAAGCCGTTGGCAAGCAGCTGCGCGGCCTGATGTCCTGGGTCAAGAAGACGGACGTCGTCGAAGCGACGGAGTAGGGGAGCGGCCCCAAGAGCTATCCTTACGCCGGTCGTTCTGCATAAGAACGGCCGGCGGTTAAAACCGCGCCTAGAAGTGCGCCAAAGTCCACCTCCGTGGACTCAATGCCAATTTTCGGTAGTCAAGACACTCGGATTGAGGCATTTAACCTGCGCAGGCAGGTTTTGGCGCTCTTCTAGGCGCGGTTTCAACCGCCGGCCGTTCTGGCTAGCGCGGGGGGATGGGGCGAATTTTTCGGAGGCAACATTCGATGTCGAACAACCAAGTCCAAATTTTTGATACGACGCTGCGGGACGGCGAGCAGTCGCCGGGCGCATCGCTCAATATTGACGAGAAGGTGGAGATCGCCCGCCAGCTCGAACGGCTCGGTGTGGACATCATCGAGGCCGGCTTCCCGATTTCCAGCCCCGGCGATTTCGAGGCTGTTCGTCGCGTCGCGGCGACGGTGAGCGATCGGATTACGATTTGCGGTCTGACGCGCGCGGTGCCTAAGGATATCGATGTGGCCTGGGACGCTTTGAAGGGCGCCAAGCGGCCGCGCATCCATACGGGACTGGGCGTCAGCGACAACCATTTGCAGCACAAGCTGAAGAAGACGCGCGAGCAGGCGATGGAGATCGGCGTCAACGCCGTCAAGTACGCCAAGTCTCTCGGCTGTGAAGATATTGAATATTTTACGGAAGACAGCGGCCGCGCCGATAAAGAGTACTTGTATCGCGTCATCGAAGCCGTGATCAAGGCCGGCGCCACGGTCATCAATATTCCAGACACCACGGGCTATATGTCGCCCGAAGAGTACGGCGCGCTGTTCGCGGGCGTCCTGAACCACGTTCCTGGGTCAGAGAATATTATTCTCTCGGCGCACTGCCACAACGACCTGGGGATGGCGACCGCCAATTCCCTGGCGGCGGTGAAGGCGGGCGCGCGGCAGGTGGAGTGCACCATCAACGGCATCGGAGAGCGCGCGGGCAACACGTCGCTGGAAGAAGTCGTGATGGCGCTGCATACGCGCCGCGATATTTATCAGGTCCAGTCGAACATTGTGACGACGGAGATCTATAAGACGTCGCGTCTGGTCTCGACGCTGACGGGGATCCTGGTCCAGCCCAACAAGGCGATTGTCGGGGCGAACGCCTTCGCGCACTCGTCGGGCATCCACCAGGACGGCATTCTCAAGCAGCGCGACACCTATGAGATTATCGATCCGGCCACCGTTGGCATCAGCGAAAGCAAGATTATCCTTTCGGCGCGCTCTGGCCGCCACGCGCTGCGCGACCGCCTGTCGAAACTGGGGCATGAGTTCCCGAATGACACTGATTTCGAGCGTGTATACGCCCGCTTCCTGAACGTTGCGGACAGCAAAAAGGTCGTTTACGACGAAGATTTGGACGCGATCGTGTCCGACGAGACCTCCACCGCGCCGCAGGCGTTCGAGCTGGTGCAGGTCCAGGTCTCCTGCGGCGATCACGCGATTCCCACGGCGACCGTCAAGCTGCGCAACGCCGAAAAGGCGATCCTGCTCGACGCCGATACCGGCAACGGTCCCGTCGACGCCATCTATCGCGCCATCAATCGCATCGTCCAGGTGCCGAACGATCTGATCGAGTACACCGTTCAGAGCGTTACCGAGGGCATTGACGCGATGGCCGATGTGACCATTCGGATCAAGGCCGAAGGCGACATGATCTATACGGGACATTCGGCGCACACGGACATCTTTGTCGCTTCGACCAAGGCGTACCTTCAGGCGCTGAACAAGCAGATCGCGCGCGTTTCGGGCCGCAAACAGGAAGAGCGCATTCTGGAGCATGTGTAATTGATTCGCGAGACGATCATCCGGTCGGCGGTCGTGGACGATATCCCGACGATCGTCTCGCTCTGGCGCATGCTTCAGGAAACCAATGCGCTGCACGACCCTTATCTAACGCCCGGCGACGGCGCGGAAGACTGGTTTCGTGAGTATCTCAAGGCGCAGATGAACGGCGCCCTGGGGATCTTCGTGGCGCTGCGCGACGGCGAGATCGTCGGCTACACCTTCGGACAGATCGTCCAGCGCCCAACGCTCGCCGCCGGCGAATGCGGCTACGTCGCCGACCTTTGCGTCCGGCCGGACGCGCGCGGACTTGGCCTCGGCCGGCGTTTGTATGAGCGCCTGCGTCTTTGGTTTCATGAGAACGGCGTGCACAGCATCGAAGTGCAGGTCGTGCGCGCCAACCCGGCGTCGCAGGCGTTCTGGCGCAAGATGGGCTTCGGCGAATTTTTGAAAACGCTTCGAACCGAAATTTAACCACTCAAGGAAACGATAGATATGGCGAAGATAGCAGTTTTGGCGGGCGACGGGATCGGCCCGGAGATCATTGCCGAAGGTCTGAAGGTCCTGAAAGCCGTTGCGCCGCAGCATGGCCAGGACCTGGAGTTCACTGAGGCGCTTGTGGGCGGCGCCGCCTACGACGCCACCGGCCACCCGCTGCCGCCGGAGACGCTGGAGCTGGTGCAGAACTCCGACGCCATCTTCTTCGGCGCCGTCGGCGGTCCGAAGTACGATGTGATCCCGGACCCGAACATGCGTCCCGAGCGCGGCGCCCTGCTGCCCCTGCGCAAGAAGCTGGGCCTGTACGCCAACCTGCGCCCCTGCATCCTGTACTCGGCCCTCTCTTCGGCCTGCCCGCTGCGCGCGGATCTGGTGGAAGGCGGCTTCGACATTCTGGTCGTTCGCGAACTGACCGGCGGCCTCTACTTCGGCCAGCCCAAGAGCTGGGAAGGCGACAACGCCATCGACACCTGCCTTTACAGCCGCGAAGAGATCACCCGGATTCTGCACGTCGCGTTCAAAGCCGCGCAAAAACGACCAAACAAGCGCGTCGTCAGCGTCGATAAAGCCAACGTCCTGGAAACCTCTCGCCTCTGGCGCGACACGGCCACCAAAGTCGCCGCTGAGTATCCCGACGTCGAACTCTCGCACCAGCTCGTCGACGCCACCGCTATGGACCTCGTCCGCCGCCCGCAGTCCTTCGACGTCATCGTGACCGAGAACCTCTTCGGCGACATCCTGAGCGACGAAGCCGCCCAGCTCACCGGCTCCCTCGGCATGCTTCCCTCCGCCTCCCTCGGCCAGGGAACCTTCGGCCTCTACGAACCCAGCCACGGCAGCGCCCCCGACATCGCCGGCACCGGAAAAGCCAACCCCCTCGCCACGATCCTCAGCGCCGCCCTTCTGCTCCGCTACTCCCTTGGCGCCGAAGCCGCCGCGCTGCAAATCGAGAAAGCCGTCGAGATCGTCCTCAACGCCGGCCACCGCACTGGCGACATCGCCGAGACGCCGGACACGAAGATTGTTACTTGTACCGAGATGGGTGATTTGGTCGTCGCGGCGCTGTAGCTTTCTTCTTCGTACCGGCCATTTATGGCCGGTACGTATTGGTTGTCGGCGAGGACAAACCGTATGCAAAAAGTCGAAGCCATTATCCGGCCGATGAAGCTGGATCAGGTGAAGGAAGCGCTGGAGGATATCGGGGTGGTCGGCATGACTGTCTCGGATGTGCGCGGCTATGGACACCAGCGCGGGCATACGGAGAAGTATCGCGGCAACACCTATGTGGTAAACTTACTGCCTAAGATCAAGCTGGAGCTGGTGGTGAGCGACGATGTGGCGGAAGCCGTCGTCGCGGCGATTGAGGAGGCGGCGCAGACAGGGGAGATCGGGGATGGGAAGATCTTCGTTTATCCCGTGGAGCGCGCGATCCGGATCCGCACCGGCGAAGAAGGCGAGACGGCGATTTAGTATGGACATGACACACACGACACACCTTGTTATTGGGATCGCGATTTCCGCGGGCATCATGATTATCTGCCCGGCCGGGTGACACGCTGCGCGCGCCTCCCCGGCCGGGATATCGGCTTGTGGCGGCGCGCATTTTTTGTTTTACACCCGAATAAGGAAGATCCAATGACGGCAAACTCCTCCTCTCGAAAGATCGACATTTATGATACGACCCTGCGCGACGGTTCGCAGGGCGAAGGCATCTCGTTTAGCGTCGAAGACAAAGTCAAGATCGCGAAGCGGCTGGACGCGTTTGGCGTGGACTACATCGAAGGCGGATGGCCGGGGAGCAATCCCAAGGACATCGAGTTCTTCGACCGCATGAAGTCGATCCCCCTGAAGCACGCCAAGCTCGCAGCCTTCGGCAGCACGCGCCGTCCAACCACGACGGCGGAGACCGACCCGATGCTCCAGCAGCTTTTGGACGCGCAAACTCCGGTCATCACGTTTGTCGGCAAGAGCTGGGATTTCCATGTCACGGAAGCGCTGCGCATCCCCCTCGAAACCAATCTGGAGATGATCGCGGACACGACGCGCTATCTGAAGTCCAAGGGCAAGGAAGTCATCTACGACGCCGAACACTTCTTCGACGGCTATAAGCGCAATCCCGAGTATACATCGAAGTGCGTCGCGGCGGCGCTGGACGCCGGCTGCGATGTGGTCGCGCTCTGCGACACCAACGGCGGCACGCTGCCCAATGAAATCTCCAAGATCGTTTCCGAGATCGGCGCGCGCTTTCCATACGGCAAATTCGCCATCCATACGCATAATGACGCCGAGTGCGGTGTGGCGAACAGCCTTGCGGCGATTGAAGTCGGCGCAATCCAAGTGCAGGGAACGATCAATGGGCTGGGGGAGCGGACGGGCAACGCGAACCTCACCAGCATCGTCCCGAGCCTGGGCTTGAAGCTGGGCTATACGCTTTCCTGCATGCCGCGCATGAAGGAGCTCGCCGAGCTGTCCAACTTTATCGACGAGATCGCGAACGTTCCGCCCAAAACCTGGGCGGCGTATGTCGGACGCAGCGCCTTCGCGCATAAAGCGGGTCTGCACGTGGACGCCATGCGCAAGAATTCGGAGACCTACGAGCACATCGATCCGATATTGGTCGGCAACGAGCGGCGTATCTTAGTCAGCGAGCACAGCGGCGCCTCAACCATTCTGGAGAAAGTCCAGCGCGACAATTCCGATCTGCGCAAGGACAGTCCCGAGACGAAAGAGATCCTGAAGCAAGTCGCGCGCCTGGAGCACGAGGGCTACTCGTTCGAAGGCGCCGAGGCCAGCTTTGAACTGCTGGTGAAGAAGGCGACGGGCAATTATCGCTCGCTGTTCGAACTGACGGGATACCGGGTGATCGTGGAGCGGCGCGGCGGCGACAAGGAAGCGATCACCGAAGCGACCGTCAAGCTGCGCGTGAACGACCAGGAAGTGCTGACTGTTGCGGAAGGCGACGGTCCCGTGAACGCCTTGGACAGCGCGCTACGCAAAGCGCTCGCCGAGCACTATCCCGACCTGGCCGATATTCGCCTGACCGATTTCAAAGTCCGCGTGGTCAACGCCAAAGAAGGCGCCGCCGCCAAGGTCCGCGCGATCGTGGATAGCGCCGACTCCTCGGACACCTGGAGCACGATCGGCGTCTCGACCAATATTATCGACGCCAGCTGGCACGCACTGGTGGACAGCATCGAATACGGACTTCTGCGCGAGAGCGCCCGCGCCGGCGAATAAGCCGCCGTAATCCCTCTCAGCCCCGCAGAATGGTCTGCGGGGCTGATTTTGTATCGAGGGCGTTTTTTAAGGACAAATCATGAGCAAAGATTCGCTGGGCGACCGCATGAAGGGCTACTACGAAAACCGAACGCGGGTTTATCTGCCGCGCCGGACATACACCATTCTTCGCGTGGACGGCAAGAGCTTTCACACTTATACGCGCGACTGTGAGCGGCCCTTCGACACGCGTCTGATGGAGGATATGGACCAGACGGCGCTGGCGCTTTGTAAGGGAATCGAAGGCGCACAATTTGCCTATGTGCAGTCCGATGAGATCAGCGTTCTTCTCACGGATTTTGGGCAATTACAGACGCAGGCTTGGTTTGACGGCAACGTGCAGAAGCTCGCGTCGATCTCCGCATCCATGGCCGCCGCGCATTTCAACGCCGCGCGCTGGCGCCGTCTGGCGTCCGCCGGCGGCGACGATCCGCTGGCCGGCGCTCCGATTGCCTACTTCGACAGCCGCGCATTCACGATCCCCGATCCCGTGGAGGTGGAGAACTACTTCGTCTGGCGCGGGCAGGACGCTACTCGTAACTCCATCTCGATGACCGCGCACGCAAATTTCGACCATGATCTGCTGCAAGGAAGGACATCGGATGAGCTCCAGGAGCTGCTGTGGAAGCACAAAGGGATCAATTGGAACGATA from Capsulimonas corticalis harbors:
- a CDS encoding GNAT family N-acetyltransferase gives rise to the protein MIRETIIRSAVVDDIPTIVSLWRMLQETNALHDPYLTPGDGAEDWFREYLKAQMNGALGIFVALRDGEIVGYTFGQIVQRPTLAAGECGYVADLCVRPDARGLGLGRRLYERLRLWFHENGVHSIEVQVVRANPASQAFWRKMGFGEFLKTLRTEI
- the leuB gene encoding 3-isopropylmalate dehydrogenase; the protein is MAKIAVLAGDGIGPEIIAEGLKVLKAVAPQHGQDLEFTEALVGGAAYDATGHPLPPETLELVQNSDAIFFGAVGGPKYDVIPDPNMRPERGALLPLRKKLGLYANLRPCILYSALSSACPLRADLVEGGFDILVVRELTGGLYFGQPKSWEGDNAIDTCLYSREEITRILHVAFKAAQKRPNKRVVSVDKANVLETSRLWRDTATKVAAEYPDVELSHQLVDATAMDLVRRPQSFDVIVTENLFGDILSDEAAQLTGSLGMLPSASLGQGTFGLYEPSHGSAPDIAGTGKANPLATILSAALLLRYSLGAEAAALQIEKAVEIVLNAGHRTGDIAETPDTKIVTCTEMGDLVVAAL
- a CDS encoding P-II family nitrogen regulator yields the protein MQKVEAIIRPMKLDQVKEALEDIGVVGMTVSDVRGYGHQRGHTEKYRGNTYVVNLLPKIKLELVVSDDVAEAVVAAIEEAAQTGEIGDGKIFVYPVERAIRIRTGEEGETAI
- the cimA gene encoding citramalate synthase → MTANSSSRKIDIYDTTLRDGSQGEGISFSVEDKVKIAKRLDAFGVDYIEGGWPGSNPKDIEFFDRMKSIPLKHAKLAAFGSTRRPTTTAETDPMLQQLLDAQTPVITFVGKSWDFHVTEALRIPLETNLEMIADTTRYLKSKGKEVIYDAEHFFDGYKRNPEYTSKCVAAALDAGCDVVALCDTNGGTLPNEISKIVSEIGARFPYGKFAIHTHNDAECGVANSLAAIEVGAIQVQGTINGLGERTGNANLTSIVPSLGLKLGYTLSCMPRMKELAELSNFIDEIANVPPKTWAAYVGRSAFAHKAGLHVDAMRKNSETYEHIDPILVGNERRILVSEHSGASTILEKVQRDNSDLRKDSPETKEILKQVARLEHEGYSFEGAEASFELLVKKATGNYRSLFELTGYRVIVERRGGDKEAITEATVKLRVNDQEVLTVAEGDGPVNALDSALRKALAEHYPDLADIRLTDFKVRVVNAKEGAAAKVRAIVDSADSSDTWSTIGVSTNIIDASWHALVDSIEYGLLRESARAGE
- a CDS encoding tRNA(His) guanylyltransferase Thg1 family protein, translating into MSKDSLGDRMKGYYENRTRVYLPRRTYTILRVDGKSFHTYTRDCERPFDTRLMEDMDQTALALCKGIEGAQFAYVQSDEISVLLTDFGQLQTQAWFDGNVQKLASISASMAAAHFNAARWRRLASAGGDDPLAGAPIAYFDSRAFTIPDPVEVENYFVWRGQDATRNSISMTAHANFDHDLLQGRTSDELQELLWKHKGINWNDMPGGFKRGRCVVNNRVKEDVVYTDKRTGEEHVALGVERNVWEIVTPPIFTQDRAWLQSHVPRHGGSETFNISI